Proteins encoded by one window of Halichondria panicea chromosome 8, odHalPani1.1, whole genome shotgun sequence:
- the LOC135339364 gene encoding cathepsin B-like cysteine proteinase 4, with protein sequence MVHANIILYARINKVMNIVVLVLSALVVATAATELITGRSSRWDQMIQDHETRHKRQAREWQTIFEPCTLGDVTRFDQLGRRNSGLLAPVGNQGCCGSCWAFAAAHAVSDTRNLAAGRRLDLLSAQYTARCATNDTRTSGYGCCGDDPVNALKHYRHTGVATDVCLPYNELSSLPPTGYTGNYKAANPLTCFSTCADGSAFDPISITIDDINTLKTYNEGTIINALSNGHVVVTPIELNTDVYRYRCGVLTPSDPPLEILKYHSVVIVDYGTTDTGTNFWVIKNSYGSNRGESGYYRVRRGQGIFGIGNYHMHIPLLSPDSMLLPSDPTTETQKTCALEAVANPQNNDITMSAVEFALQGLADNQRVQCGFPPNGEAATGINLISFNSAGIQLVAGTMVELIVDVSLEGCGANVTKTLDLTVFINLDGTFTLTDYNTAKILTASMLLMFAMVMINLVINN encoded by the coding sequence ATGGTACATGCAAATATTATACTCTATGCAAGAATTAACAAAGTGATGAATATTGTTGTCCTGGTTCTATCTGCTTTGGTTGTTGCTACGGCAGCAACCGAGCTCATCACTGGGCGCTCCAGTCGCTGGGACCAGATGATCCAAGACCACGAGACAAGACACAAGAGACAAGCACGAGAGTGGCAGACAATATTTGAACCTTGCACACTTGGTGATGTGACCCGGTTTGATCAGCTTGGAAGACGTAATTCTGGTCTTCTGGCTCCAGTGGGAAATCAGGGATGCTGTGGCAGCTGTTGGGCATTTGCAGCAGCTCATGCAGTGTCTGATACAAGGAACCTAGCAGCTGGTAGACGATTGGATTTGCTATCCGCTCAATACACAGCTCGGTGTGCAACAAATGATACGCGTACGAGTGGATACGGTTGTTGTGGAGATGATCCTGTGAATGCTCTAAAACACTACCGACACACTGGGGTGGCTACAGACGTTTGTTTGCCATATAATGAATTAAGTTCTCTACCACCGACAGGCTATACAGGAAACTACAAAGCAGCTAACCCTCTAACTTGTTTTTCAACTTGTGCAGATGGATCAGCCTTCGATCCAATATCGATTACAATTGATGACATCAATACTTTAAAAACTTACAATGAAGGCACCATTATAAACGCTCTGAGCAATGGACATGTAGTGGTAACTCCGATAGAGTTGAATACAGACGTTTATAGGTACAGGTGTGGTGTCTTGACACCTAGTGATCCACCCTTGGAAATACTTAAATATCACTCCGTTGTAATTGTAGACTATGGAACTACCGATACTGGAACTAATTTTTGGGTGATTAAGAATAGCTATGGAAGCAATCGTGGAGAGAGTGGGTACTACAGAGTGAGGAGAGGACAAGGAATATTTGGAATTGGAAACTATCACATGCACATTCCCCTACTCTCTCCAGATTCAATGTTACTGCCATCAGACCCCACTACAGAGACACAAAAAACATGCGCACTAGAGGCtgttgcaaatccacaaaacAATGACATTACAATGAGCGCTGTCGAATTTGCGCTACAAGGTCTTGCTGACAATCAGAGAGTGCAGTGTGGGTTCCCCCCCAATGGAGAAGCAGCTACTGGTATAAACTTGATCTCTTTTAACAGTGCAGGTATTCAATTGGTGGCTGGCACTATGGTGGAGTTGATCGTAGATGTGAGTCTCGAAGGATGTGGAGCGAATGTAACGAAAACTCTGGATTTGACAGTGTTTATCAATCTCGACGGAACGTTCACCCTCACAGATTATAACACGGCTAAGATTCTAACTGCCTCTATGCTGCTAATGTttgccatggtgatgatcAACCTCGTGATCAACAATTAA
- the LOC135339367 gene encoding cathepsin B-like cysteine proteinase 3, protein MNKVMKIVVLALTALVVATAATKSITGRSSRWDEMILDHRTQHKKQAGQQWRTIDEPCDLGDVTQFDQLGRRSSGLLAPVANQGSCGSCWAFAATHAVTDSRNIEAGTQLDLLSAQYTTRCATDNNGYGCSGDKASSALRHYRDTGVATDVCLPYDPLSSRLPTGINQAKNPLTCFSTCANRLAFSPSSITIAEYKVLSTYTDGTIINALKDKQVVITSIWVNEDFKQYGCGVLTTTAPASIANFIHDVTIVDYGSTDTGVNFWVIKNSYGSNYGESGYLRVRRGQEDLGIGLYPIAIPILSPDSSVRSSDPTAETQEANALVDVTKPQNNVITMSAVDFALQGLVDNRRVQCPNGVAATGLKLLSFDSAGVQVVAGTMVELIVDVSVEGCGATVTQYLDLTVFIDLDGTFTLTDYFLGTAITHAALGKQA, encoded by the coding sequence ATGAACAAAGTGATGAAAATTGTTGTCCTGGCTCTAACTGCTTTGGTTGTTGCTACGGCAGCAACCAAGTCCATCACTGGACGCTCCAGTCGCTGGGACGAGATGATCCTAGACCATAGGACCCAACACAAGAAACAAGCTGGGCAACAATGGCGGACCATTGATGAACCTTGTGATCTTGGTGATGTGACGCAGTTTGATCAGCTTGGAAGACGTAGTTCTGGCCTTCTGGCTCCAGTGGCAAATCAGGGAAGCTGTGGCAGCTGTTGGGCATTTGCAGCAACTCATGCAGTGACTGATTCAAGGAACATAGAAGCTGGCACACAATTGGACCTGCTCTCCGCTCAATACACCACTCGTTGTGCAACAGATAATAATGGGTATGGTTGCTCCGGAGATAAAGCTTCGAGCGCTCTAAGACACTATCGTGACACTGGAGTGGCTACAGATGTTTGCTTACCGTATGATCCATTAAGCTCTAGACTACCGACAGGAATAAACCAAGCAAAAAATCCGCTAACTTGTTTTTCAACTTGTGCAAATAGATTAGCTTTTAGTCCAAGCTCAATAACAATTGCCGAATACAAAGTCCTATCTACTTACACTGATGGCACCATAATAAATGCTCTTAAGGATAAGCAGGTTGTGATAACTTCGATTTGGGTGAACGAGGATTTTAAACAATACGGGTGCGGTGTCTTGACAACTACAGCGCCCGCTTCGATTGCAAACTTTATTCATGATGTTACAATTGTGGACTACGGGAGCACTGATACTGGAGTCAATTTTTGGGTGATCAAGAATAGCTATGGAAGCAACTATGGAGAGAGTGGGTACCTCAGAGTTAGGAGAGGACAAGAAGATCTCGGAATTGGACTCTATCCCATAGCCATTCCAATACTTTCCCCAGATTCGTCGGTACGATCGTCAGATCCCACTGCAGAGACACAAGAAGCAAACGCATTGGTGGATGTTACCAAGCCACAAAACAATGTCATTACAATGAGTGCAGTCGACTTCGCACTACAAGGTCTCGTTGACAATCGGAGAGTCCAGTGCCCCAATGGAGTAGCAGCTACTGGTCTAAAGTTGCTTTCTTTTGACAGTGCAGGTGTCCAAGTGGTGGCTGGCACTATGGTGGAGTTGATCGTAGATGTGAGTGTTGAAGGATGTGGAGCGACTGTAACACAGTATCTAGATTTGACAGTGTTTATCGATCTCGACGGAACGTTCACCCTCACAGACTACTTTCTAGGTACCGCTATTACACATGCAGCCTTGGGGAAACAAGCTTGA
- the LOC135339366 gene encoding cathepsin B-like cysteine proteinase 3, whose amino-acid sequence MNEVMKIVVLALTALVVATAATKPITGRSSRWDQMIHDHGVRHKRQAGRQWRTIDEPCDLGDVTRFDKLQRRNSGFLAPVGNQGQCGSCWAFAAAHAVSDTRNLAAGRQLDLLSAQYTTRCATDNSGYGCCGDFAVNALEHYRDTGVATDVCLPYNELSSKPPASIKVDDFAWKASNAKPCFSECGDGSAFDPSSIKIPNYKVLAVYTDDTIIDALDSGQVVITSIWVNKDFEQYRCGVLTTTASASNANFTHDVTIVDYENDTALVDFWVLKNSWGSNYGESGYYRVRRGQGDLGLGLYPISIPLLFPDSSASSSDPTAETQKACALVAVTEPQNDITTMSAVDFALQGLVDDQQVQCPNGVAATGLSLLSFDSAGVQVVAGTMVELTVDTSVGGCGATVTKTLDLTVFIDLDGTFTLTDFNIEDSSIENTAKILTASMLLLFAMVMISLINN is encoded by the coding sequence ATGAACGAAGTGATGAAAATTGTTGTCCTGGCTCTAACTGCTTTGGTTGTTGCTACAGCAGCAACCAAGCCCATCACTGGACGCTCCAGTCGCTGGGACCAGATGATCCATGACCATGGTGTCCGACACAAGAGACAAGCTGGGCGACAGTGGCGGACCATTGATGAACCTTGTGATCTTGGTGATGTGACTCGGTTTGACAAGCTTCAAAGACGTAATTCTGGTTTTTTGGCTCCAGTGGGAAATCAGGGACAGTGTGGCAGCTGTTGGGCATTTGCAGCAGCTCATGCAGTGTCTGATACAAGGAACCTAGCAGCTGGTAGACAATTGGACCTGCTCTCCGCTCAATACACCACTCGGTGTGCAACAGACAATAGTGGGTATGGTTGCTGTGGAGATTTTGCTGTGAATGCTCTAGAACACTATCGTGACACTGGGGTGGCTACAGATGTTTGTTTACCGTATAATGAATTAAGTTCTAAACCACCAGCCAGTATTAAAGTAGATGACTTCGCCTGGAAAGCAAGCAATGCAAAACCTTGTTTTTCGGAATGTGGAGATGGATCAGCTTTTGATCCAAGCTCAATAAAAATTCCCAACTACAAGGTCCTAGCTGTATACACTGATGACACTATAATAGATGCTCTCGACAGTGGGCAGGTTGTGATAACTTCGATTTGGGTGAACAAGGATTTCGAACAATACAGGTGTGGTGTCTTGACAACTACAGCGTCAGCTTCAAATGCAAACTTTACTCATGATGTTACAATTGTGGACTACGAAAACGACACTGCTTTGGTCGATTTTTGGGTACTCAAGAATAGCTGGGGAAGCAACTATGGAGAGAGTGGGTACTACAGAGTTAGAAGGGGACAAGGAGATCTCGGACTTGGACTCTATCCCATATCTATTCCACTACTTTTCCCAGATTCGTCAGCATCATCGTCAGATCCCACTGCAGAAACACAAAAAGCATGCGCATTGGTGGCTGTTACCGAGCCACAAAATGATATCACAACAATGAGTGCAGTCGACTTCGCACTACAAGGTCTTGTTGACGATCAGCAAGTCCAGTGCCCCAATGGAGTAGCAGCTACTGGTCTAAGCTTGCTCTCTTTTGACAGTGCAGGTGTCCAAGTGGTGGCTGGTACAATGGTGGAGTTGACCGTAGACACGAGTGTCGGAGGATGTGGAGCGACTGTAACAAAAACTCTAGATTTGACAGTGTTTATCGATCTCGACGGAACGTTCACACTCACAGACTTCAACATTGAAGACAGCAGCATCGAAAACACGGCTAAGATCCTAACTGCCTCCATGCTGCTACTGTttgccatggtgatgatcAGCCTCATCAACAATTAA
- the LOC135340182 gene encoding ankyrin repeat domain-containing protein 13B-like has translation MEQISGYSSKRYTSSATFQFLCITIETVITATGLNIKTNTRVEHLPESEKKKQKSVSPLQDFLGAAQTHASNLLAVEATPTDHTPSTEEARQSTGPRLTLEQYFTEPNNKEEPDCIGRAPEVTTKTQKLKATVCLAEDFPLIDCIVVS, from the exons ATGGAGCAGATCAGTGGATACTCAAGCAAAAGGTACACTAGCTCTGCTACCTTTCAGTTTCTCTGTATCACCATAGAAACT GTAATCACAGCGACTGGGCTCAATATCAAGACCAACACGAGGGTCGAGCATCTCCCAGAGTCGGAGAAGAAGAAACAAAAGAGTGTTAGTCCATTGCAAGACTTTCTGGGGGCCGCACAAACTCATGCGTCTAACTTGCTGGCAGttgaggccacacccactgaccaCACACCCTCAACGGAGGAGGCTCGACAGAGTACTGGGCCGAGACTGACATTGGAGCAATACTTCACTGAGCCTAACAACAAGGAAGAGCCAGATT GTATTGGTAGAGCTCCTGAAGTGACCACTAAAACACAGAAACTGAAAGCAACTGTTTGTTTGGCTGAGGATTTTCCACTGATTGACTGCATCGTGGTATCATAA
- the LOC135339370 gene encoding uncharacterized protein LOC135339370 isoform X2 → MCTQNTVGKISSSTVQTQEVCTISEECFQVPPTYRRLNTGSYSMANEEEELLQLAIRQSLLEQGEGDPEEQLSLREALGDQTLMGSGHGGVVSRCGPNADDEELEFALALSRHLEEEEARKRRHEEEDSRDEESQRILKLSLELSLEEK, encoded by the exons ATGTGTACACAGAATACTGTTGGGAAAATCTCAAG ctccactGTACAGACCCAGGAGGTGTGCACCATCTCAGAGGAGTGTTTCCAAGTCCCGCCCACCTACCGACGACTCAACACGGGCTCCTACTCTATGGCTAACGAAGAGGAGGAGCTGTTGCAGCTGGCCATACGACAGAGCCTCCTGGAGCAGGGGGAAGGGGACCCGGAGGAACAGCTGAGCTTGAGGGAGGCACTGGGGGACCAGACACTCatggg GTCTGGCcatgggggtgtggtcagtagGTGTGGTCCAAATGCTGATGATGAAGAGTTGGAGTTTGCCCTAGCGCTGAGTCGGCATTTGGAAGAGGAGGAAGCCAGGAAACGACGACACGAAGAAGAGGATTCGAGAGACGAGGAATCGCAGAGAATACTGAAGTTATCTCTGGAGTTATCTCTGGAGGAGAAATAA